DNA sequence from the Odocoileus virginianus isolate 20LAN1187 ecotype Illinois chromosome 8, Ovbor_1.2, whole genome shotgun sequence genome:
TACAGTACCACTTTACTCATTGGAGCAGTCTTGTAGTGATGGTACAGATCTGTAccataaactttgaaaacatgacCTGTCTTCCGCGTGAGACATGTCTATGTGGAACAGCGGATCTTCCAGCCGGAGCAGTATTTGTATTTCTGACATGGTgttttgctttacagaattcaaTTCGTCATAATCTGTCCCTGCACAGCAAGTTCATCCGCGTGCAGAATGAAGGAACTGGAAAAAGCTCCTGGTGGATGCTCAATCCAGAGGGAGGCAAGAGTGGGAAGTCCCCCAGGAGAAGAGCCGCGTCGATGGACAACAACAGCAAATTTGCTAAGAGCCGAGGCCGAGCTGCCAAGAAAAAAGCGTCCCTGCAGTCTGGCCAGGAGGGTGCCGGGGACAGCCCGGGGTCACAGTTTCCCAAGTGGCCCGCAAGCCCCGGCTCTCACAGCAACGACGACTTCGACAGCTGGAGTACCTTTCGCCCTCGCACCAGCTCGAACGCTAGTACCATTAGCGGGAGACTGTCTCCCATCATGACCGATCAGGACGACCTGGGAGACGGGGACGTGCACTCGATGGTGTACCCGCCGTCCGCCGCAAAGATGGCTTCTACCCTGCCCAGTCTGTCCGAGATCAGTAACCCCGAGAACATGGAGAACCTTTTGGATAATCTCAACCTTCTCTCGTCACCAACGTCATTAACTGTGTCCACCCAGTCTTCAGCAGGCACCATGATGCAGCAGACACCCTGCTACTCCTTTGCGCCGCCAAACACCAGTTTGAATTCAGCCAGCCCCAACTACCAAAAATACACGTATGGCCAGTCCAGCATGAGCCCCCTGCCCCAGATGCCCATGCAGACGCTGCAGGACAGCAAATCGAGTTACGGAGGCATGAACCAGTACTGTGCGCCGGGACTCCTGAAGGAGCTGCTGACGTCCGACTCTCCTCCGCACAACGACATCATGACGCCAGTCGATCCGGGGGTGGCTCAAACCAACAGCCGAGTGCTCGGCCAGAACGTGTTGATGGGCCCCAACTCGGTCATGCCAGCCTACGGCGGCCAGGCCTCTCACAACAAAATGATGACCCCCAGCTCCCACACCCACCCTGGACACGCTCAGTCGACATCTGCAGTCAATGGGCGTGCCTTGCCCCACGCGGTAAACCCCATGCCCCACACCTCGGGTATGAACCGCCTGGCCCAGGTGAAGACAGCTTTACAAGTGCCTCTGGCCCACCCCATGCAGATGAACACCCTGGGGGGCTATTCCTCAGTGAGCAGCTGCAACGGCTATGGCCGGGTGGGCGTTCTCCACCAGGAGAAGCTCCCCAGTGACTTGGACGGCATGTTTATCGAGCGCTTGGACTGTGACATGGAGTCCATCATTCGGAATGACCTCATGGACGGAGACACGTTGGATTTTAACTTTGACAACGTGTTGCCCAACCAAAGCTTCCCGCACAGCGTCAAGACGACAACACACAGCTGGGTGTCAGGCTGAGAGTGGGCAAGCGAGTGAGCAGGTAAGAGCACCCTGATACCAAAAGGCTTGAAAACGGGACTTAAAGAGAGGAGCCCAGTAACTTGCCTTGTATCTTCCAGGGTCGggactttctcatttttatgtcAGCCAGCCACCCCTTGTGGAGAGGCATCTTTTATCATTCATTCTCTGCCCTTTTTGTAGCTTATAAATTCTCCTCTGAGCTGAAACATAAGGAAGCTTCCTCTAATGGCTTTAAAGAGTTTCTTTTGACAGACGGCTGCATCTTCTTAGcaactcttcaataaatgaatacatttgataCAAATCAAATGCTGAAGGGGTTTTTAAAGTGGAATTTTCTCCCATTGAATGATTTCAGAGCTGTTTGAGAAAGCCCAACCCTCCCCCAAGTATGTCTGTCACCCTAATATGTTAAGTTGAATTGATATTCATTTGGTTGTTTTCAatgcttgtatgtgtgtatgtgtttttttctagGCTACACTTAAAAGTACTTCAGATTGTCTGACAGCAGGAACTGAGAGAAGCAGTCCAAAGATGTCCTTCACCCTACCTTTTcgttttcttgatttaaaaaaaaaaaccaacaaaacgcatttcttttttcctttcgtCAGACTTGGCAGCGAAGACACTTTTCCTGTACAGGATGTTTGCCCAATGTTTGCAGGTTATGTGCTACTGTAGATAAGGACTGTGCCATTGGAAATTTCATTACAATGAAGTGCCAAACTCACTACACCATATAATtgcagaaaagacttttggatcGTGGTGTGCTTTCAACTTTTGTACATAAGCCGTAGCTACAGGATTGTAtctgtgtgcattttttttttttaatattcatttggtCCAAGGAAAGTTTATACTCTTTTTGTAATACTGTGATGGTCTCATGCCCTTGGTAAGTTAAACTTTGGTTTTGTGCTACCCGTGTTCTGCTGAACTGATGAATCACAGAGAACCAAGCTGTCCGTTCTGCAGCGCCACTGACCAGCTCCGCATCTGTTCACGGCACCGCATAATTCACAGGAGAACGAGTAGCCTGTTGTCCATCTGCTGAATTAATGGACTTATCAAAactcttttggggaaaaaaaaaagattaaactcCAGCCTTGTACaggtcttttctattttttttcttcttcgtttgtttattttgttatttgcaaATTTGTACAAACACTTTAAATGGTTCTAATTTCCATATAAATGATTTTTGATGTTACTGTTGGGACTTGAGATCATTTTTGGAATAGATACTGAACTGTAATGTTTTCTTAAAACTCGAATCTACCTTTGTTACATAGTCTGCTTGGAAATTTGTGGAATCCCAGACATTTGAAGCAGCATCCGtgattttccttttgtatttctaACTGGACTAGTACTAATTTTATACATGCTTCACTGGTTTGTATACTTGGGGATGCTCCTTGGTGATGTTTTCTGACTAATCTTAAAATCTTTGTAATTAGTACTTGCACACCCACCATTTCTGGCCCTACCTTGGCAGGAGAGTGATGTATAGTTACGGACATTTTGTGTTTCACGTTGAGAACttgatttgtttttgtgtatgtgttttacaGAAATCCCATCTGCTTCTGCTGTCCTTGTGAACTAGGCATCCCTGCCCAGCATTGAATCTTCTGATCAGTGCCTGTATGCGCTTTGTTTCAAGTACTCCTGGGGGGAGGCTGCGTAGTGTTTGGAGATCAGAAGGGGAGACCCACCTCCAAAACAGTGCTCCTTTCTCAAGCTGGGGTTTTGATCAACTTAACCTTTTTGAGTTGAACTTCAGCAAAAGTTTTCCCTCGTAACACTGTGCTCTTCCTGGTCTAGGCAGAAGTTGGCTTTGTGCTTCTGGAGAATTATATCCCCTTCTGTCCCCTTCTGTCCTACAGATTACTTGGTGCACTGTGGAAAGTGATGTCGAATGGGGGAATTTTTAAATGGGACTTGAGTGATTTTTAAAGTGCTTGGTGTTCATGAGTGCAGATGGTTACCAAACAGAATAGCACTTGCTTAAAAATTCAGGCACTAAATTTGAAAACCGAGAAGCCAGCAGTAATTTATACCTTTGGATCTATTTAGAAAGCCATTGTGTAAGTTAAGAATTGGAGAGTTTCTTTCCCCTTTAGCAACCCAAACTATAATTCTGATCATCATGTTGTAATATTTTCCAGTTACCTGTAACTGATTAGGCCCAAGTTAATTGGCTTTGCATCCCATTTAGTCCGTCAGTGTTTTCAAGTCGTGCGGAATGCCCAGAGTCAGCTCGATGAAAGGAACAGGTGTACAAAAGTGTTCCTCTGGCCTTCTTGAGAACGCTCTGACTTCTGTGAACCTAGCCCACATGACGCTTGCTTTGTGTTGCCCAAGAATGGCGTCTCTGCTGGCTTGGGTTTTCCTCCATGTTTAACAAGAACACAAGTGTTCTGGATGGATTTCCTCCAGGAGGCAGGCTCTATTGTATGCTTCCCACAGTGACTTATACACTTTTGAAAATTCATTAAACAGCCACCCCTCTAACCATCTTCATTGTTGGCCACTCCAAAATAGGTCTGGTTTCAGAAACCGTGGTTCCTCTGACCGGTGCCCCCTGCACATGCGCTTGGACTCATTGGGGCCACAGTTCTCGTGTTCCCCTCTGTGACCACCACTTCCTGCCCCCTGACCAGCACACTCTGAGCCTCATCAGGCCCATCGTTCACTGAAGAGGCAActagctacaaaaaaaaaaaatcactgttcaaATCTTACTACTTCATagagtgacttttaaaaagatgttgCTTCCTCTTGAGTCTgtgtaaatatctttttttttcccttcaaatttttgtgtgtgtgtgtgtgttgaaattcTTAACAGGAATCCTGGGTAGCTCTCCAGGGTACAGTGAAGTTCAGTGAAAGGCACCTTGTCAGTTTTGAAAACAAACATTATGTGACCTCTGGTAATTCTTTTTCTGTACGAATACTGACTTTCTGGAGTAATGAGTATATCAGTTATTGTACATGATTGCTTTGTGAAATGTGCAAATGATATCACCTATGCAGCCTTGTTTGATTTATTTCCTCTGGTTTGTACTGTTATTAAAAGCATATTGTATTATAGAGctattcagatattttaaatataaagtattGTTTCCGTAATATAGACGTATGGAGTATATTTAGGTGATAGATGTGTTACTTGGAAAagtcttctttgaaaaactgaCAAAAGTCTAAATTAAAATCCCAGTGAGCAGTAAATCAATGGAACGTCccaagaaggaggagaaagacactcaaaatgaaaacaattcccCCAAAGTATATGATTTGGACTTAATTCAGCTGCTGGATATGTGTTACcagtctccccaccccacccctctccccagctgAATGATTACCAAGTAATCGTTCAGTAAAAGATGCAGTGTGGTTTATGCAGACAAAACAGCCTAGCATTACTCTTGGCCTCCTCCCTGAGGGGGGTGACAGCCTGGCAGCCTGGCCAGGCCTGGCCACGTTCATCCCATCTGGACGCAGACAGACTCACCCAGCCTTGGCCAGCCGAGTTTAGTACCCGTGCAGATCCCGCGTTCCCGCTCCAATACAGTGAAAAGTGCCTGATGATGCTGATGTACTTACAGACACAAGAACAATCTTTGCTATTATTGTATAAAGCCATAAATGTACATAAATCATGTTTAAATGGTTTGGTGTCGTTCTTTTTAAATTGTGCAGAGTAAGCTCTTTATTAGGTTgtcccgtccccccccccccccccatttcgtGTTTAGCTGTCACATGAGTTAAAACCTTGGCAGCCACAGTGCCATGGTTTATTCAAATCTGGTATTTCTTTGgcgaggtggggggtggggggtggaaacaCTCTCTCTGGGACCAAACTCTAGTCCCCGAGGGTTGGAGAGCAAGTTGGGGCCGTGATAACAGACCACCGTGGAGCActttgtctgtctgtgtctgacaGGGCATCAGCACAGAAATGACTAGGTATAGGAGAGCTCGTGCTGATGTAGGCAGAGCTGAAGGTAACAATACCTGGAGGTCAGGTGGGGAGGGCCCTGGCTGGGAAGTCACCGAGCGGGGATGGGTGGTGTGGTGGGAACATTGGCTTCCCAGGGCCACATGAAGCGGGGGCAGGGGGTAGTTCTTCCATTCGGTGGCTGTAGATTGGAGGTTTCCATGTTTGCTTTTCTTCAGCAAACGCTTGAGGAATAAACTAGGATTAGACTGTTTGTGCGCTCGTGTgagttcagtcctgtctggctctgtgaccctgtggactgtagctcaccaggttgctctatccatggcatttaccttgccctcctccaaggatcttcccgacccagagattgaagctgtgttgtctcctgcatctcttgcactgcaggaggattttttaccgctgagccatccaGGATTAGGTTGATAATGGTTAAAATGCATCTTACAACCAGAATTAAGTCCCGGCTTTCCATGCTTCTGCTTTTACCCAGGCAAGGGACTGTCTGCATGAGTTGGTgtaggaaaaaggagagaggtcATTCTAGTGTTTATCCATGTGGACCCTGGAAGATCAGTCCAGCTTTCaggggtttttttcttcttcttcttccttcctcccactcAGCTTTGGAACCCTTGCTTTAAAATAACGATAGTCAGAAGCCCAGAGTGCAGAACAGATAACCCCATCTGCTCCCAAACCTGAAGCTCGTGCACACATCGTTTTGAAAACCACTCATCTCatccaatggagaagggaatggcaactccaggatttttgcctggagaattctacggacagaggagcctggccagctacagtccatgggatcgcaaagagtcggacacaactgagcagctagcaCAGCACAACCATCTAGTCCAAATGGATTAGAAAATGCCAAGGAAAACTCCTTGACTGCTCTGCCAGAACATACCAACAGGCACCTTTCAAAACCCGCTGTGCATGTACCCCAAATCACACATCCCAGTGTCATTTATTAAGGCTGGTTCCCACGTTGTCACGTCCGTTGATAAGAGGAAGCAACACAGCAGGAAGGGACAGATGCAAGGTTAGAGCTGGATGGTTAACATGGAGGGAGAGACTTCCTTCCTCGGACAGTATCTCGGCGCCTGCTGGGACCAGAGAGCGACcgattgtttcttgacctgtgaACCTGCCGTACTGCCGGGACTTTGCCTTCACTATTGTTTCTCCATGACCTACTGAAACAATGATGGTGCTGGTTAAACTTAGACCGGTTGGTGTGGTCAGGTAGGTGGGAGGCTTTTCCAAGAGGAGTATTGCCCTCAGTGGCAGCCTTGGCAGTATCACTGTCACACAGACATCGAACCTTGTGGGTTAGGAGCCTGCAGCTGGGCTGGGCCATGACCACCAAGATGAGAATGTGTTTATGCAAGGCTTCCTTATTCTCGTGTACTATTTCGTTATTATGGTGTAGGAAATCACCCTGGTGATCACTTAGGTGGTTCCTAGGACATTTACCAGTTTAATTACCTGGAGGACAAGTGAAGTTACTGGGAACTGGAAAGGGAGGTCTGTGTTGGCCATTAGTTAGTCCTGGGTGGTGGTGGGTCATCCGGATCTGAGACGGAGACAGCTGAGGTGTGAGCTTGAGCAGGCCCTTGGGTCCTTTGACCAGAGGAGCTACAGAGTGGCATGGGCCTCTGAAAGTTGGAGAGAGAACTTTTGAGTTTTGCAGGTGGCTGGAAGAGGAGGCTCTCTGGGCAGAGCCCTGGCTTGCCAGCATGGCCCTGAGAGGGGAGAGCTCTGTGCTGGGAAGGAGCTCACctgtaaaggaggaaaaaagggagatTGAGGCCAGCTTTCTGAAGCCAGCTTTCCTCAACTCGTCTGGTAGTGGAACAACTTGCCTCTCCCACCCATGAACTCAAAGGCAGAACTAAACTTTTTGGCCTTAGTACTTTTAGCACATTCACGTCTTCGAAAAGTGAGGCTTGTTTGCATTGGAAGCCACGGGTGGGAAGTAGAGATTTGCATCCTTCAGGAAGAAGGAGGGCAGCTTGATGAGGGCTTGGTAGTCATTCTTtacctctccttccttccatgaGCTCCAGCCCCCGACAAGCAACTTTCGAGTTCCCGTAAAACTTCCAACTTGGCCTAGGATGGTGACCCACTTGCTGGAGTTTCTGCAGATACACTCAGGGCTATAATTTTACTGTGGATACAGTTGCCACTCCCTTGAGATGATCTTAGCTGCTTAGAACAGGGCTCACAGGGGGCCATTTTAAACCGGATTTCTCTCCCTGATGAGTTGGGACAGAGGGCAGTCTGCTTTGCACTCTGTCCGCAAAGTGGTTCCAGAACAAACTAGAGATGCCCGCTCACTCAGTCTGCTGGTGGCAGGGATGCTCACAGTGTTGTCAGGGCACTAAGCTGGTCTGATGCTTGGGCAGCAGTTTCCCCACAGGTGAGGTAAGTTGAGGGTACTGTCTGCTACATGCCTCACAGGTTTGACGTGAGGTTTGGAGGATGAGATAATGTCTGCAGATGGCGTCCCCTTTCTGGAAAAGCCTCCGTGTAGGAGCTGGTGTCAGCATAGGTCATGGTAGGACTTGGAGATCTGTTTCCTTAGTGGGCTTCTGCACAGTCATTGCTCCCTGCAGGGTAAGCGGAAGGACTGCTTGGTCCGTTTCCATCGTATTTCTGCATTCCCATCTGCGGGCCTCCATCTCTTACGCAGGAAGTGGGTAGACATCTTACCAGACGCGTACTCCAGGAGAGTCTAA
Encoded proteins:
- the FOXO1 gene encoding forkhead box protein O1, translating into MAEAPQVVEIDPDFEPLPRPRSCTWPLPRPEFSQSNSATSSPAPSGGAAANPDGAAGLPSASAAAVNTDFMSNLSLLEESGDFQQAPGSVAAAAAAAAAAAAVAAAAAAAATGGLCGDFPGPEAGCLHPAQPQPPPPGPLSQHPPVPPAAAAAAAGGPLAGQPRKSSSSRRNAWGNLSYADLITKAIESSAEKRLTLSQIYEWMVKSVPYFKDKGDSNSSAGWKNSIRHNLSLHSKFIRVQNEGTGKSSWWMLNPEGGKSGKSPRRRAASMDNNSKFAKSRGRAAKKKASLQSGQEGAGDSPGSQFPKWPASPGSHSNDDFDSWSTFRPRTSSNASTISGRLSPIMTDQDDLGDGDVHSMVYPPSAAKMASTLPSLSEISNPENMENLLDNLNLLSSPTSLTVSTQSSAGTMMQQTPCYSFAPPNTSLNSASPNYQKYTYGQSSMSPLPQMPMQTLQDSKSSYGGMNQYCAPGLLKELLTSDSPPHNDIMTPVDPGVAQTNSRVLGQNVLMGPNSVMPAYGGQASHNKMMTPSSHTHPGHAQSTSAVNGRALPHAVNPMPHTSGMNRLAQVKTALQVPLAHPMQMNTLGGYSSVSSCNGYGRVGVLHQEKLPSDLDGMFIERLDCDMESIIRNDLMDGDTLDFNFDNVLPNQSFPHSVKTTTHSWVSG